CTTAATGCTATAATGGTGTAATGGGAAATAGATAGGAGGATGTATGATGTATGATTTTCGCGAGTGGAAGCATGCTTTCAAACTCGATCCAAATAAAGAGATTACGGATGAGTCGTTAGAGAAAATCTGCGAATCCGGTACCGATGCTATTCTTGTTGGGGGCAGTGATGGAGTTACGTTGGAAAATGTTCTTGATTTGATGGCGAGGGTCCGCCGTTATACGGTTCCTTGTGTGTTAGAGGTTTCATCACTTGAGATTGTTACGCCTGGTTTTGATTTGTATTTTATTCCAAGCGTTTTAAATAGCACTAATCCTAACTGGATGATGAAGTTTCATCAACAGGCTGTGAAGGAATATGGTGAATTGGTAGATTGGGATGAGATGTTCGTGGAGGGGTATTGCATCATGAATAAGGATTGTAAGGCTGCAATATTGACGTCCGCGGATACGAATCTAGATGCTGAGGATGTTGGTGCCTATGCCATGATGGCCGAAAAAATGTTTCATCTGCCAATATTCTATTTAGAGTATAGCGGCACCTATGGAGATGTAGATACAGTGAAGACAGCTAGTCAGAACTTGGAGGAAACTGTCCTTTTTTATGGAGGCGGTATTAATTCACCTGAGAAGGCGGCTGAAATGGCGGCTTTTGCTGATGTAGTAGTCGTTGGAAATATTATATATGAAGATCTTGCCATCGCACTTACAACGGTTCGTGCAGTAAAATAGATGTTCCTGCGTGTTGGCAAAAATCAGCAGAACAGGGTATAGTATAACGAAGAACAAATGTTCGATTGAGGTGGGATATAGAATGCAATATTTAGCAGAGAAATTACTTAGAGGATTAAATGATCAGCAGCAAGCAGCAGTAAAAGCTACTGATGGCCCGCTATTAATTATGGCTGGTGCAGGATCCGGAAAGACACGGGTTCTTACCCATCGTATTGCTTTTCTAATGGTTGAAAAAGAAGTGGCTCCGTGGAATATCTTGGCCATTACCTTTACAAATAAAGCGGCAAGAGAAATGAGAGAGAGAGTTCGTGCTATTCTAGGCGGGGCTTCTGATGATATTTGGATTTCAACGTTCCACTCCATGTGCGTCCGTATCTTAAGACGTGATATTGATCGGATTGGGTACAATCGTAATTTCTCGATTTTGGATACATCTGATCAGCAGTCGGTGATTAAACAAATTCTAAAAGATAAAAATTTGGATACAAAAAAATATGATTATCGAGCGTTACTTGGTACGATCAGTTCGGCGAAAAATGAATTGGTTACGCCTGAGGAGTATGCAAAAACGGCTTCTGATTTTTTCACAAAGGTTGCTGCCGATGTCTATACTGAATACCAAAAGAGGCTTCGGAAAAATCAAGCGCTGGACTTTGATGATTTAATTATGAAGACAATCCAGCTCTTTCAGCGTGTACCGGAAGTCCTTGAATTTTATCAACGTAAGTTTCAATATATCCATGTTGACGAATATCAGGATACGAACAGAGCTCAGTATATGCTTGTAAAATTAATGGCATCTAGATTCCGTAATCTATGTGTAGTGGGTGACTCTGATCAGTCGATTTATCGTTGGCGGGGAGCAGACATTGCGAATATTTTGTCCTTTGAAAAAGATTATCCGAATGCAACGATGATTTTCTTAGAACAAAACTATCGATCCACAAAACGGATTCTTGATGCTGCAAATAACGTCATCGGTAAGAATCAGAATCGTAAGCCGAAGAACCTTTGGACCGAAAATATGGAAGGCAGTAAGCTGTCTTATTTCCGTGCAGATAGTGAACAGGGTGAAGCTCAATTCGTAGCTGGAAAGATTAACGAACTTGTACGTGACGGCGAACATAAATATGCGGATATCGCCATTCTTT
The Peribacillus sp. FSL H8-0477 genome window above contains:
- a CDS encoding heptaprenylglyceryl phosphate synthase, producing the protein MYDFREWKHAFKLDPNKEITDESLEKICESGTDAILVGGSDGVTLENVLDLMARVRRYTVPCVLEVSSLEIVTPGFDLYFIPSVLNSTNPNWMMKFHQQAVKEYGELVDWDEMFVEGYCIMNKDCKAAILTSADTNLDAEDVGAYAMMAEKMFHLPIFYLEYSGTYGDVDTVKTASQNLEETVLFYGGGINSPEKAAEMAAFADVVVVGNIIYEDLAIALTTVRAVK